In Lysinibacillus sp. FSL M8-0337, the following proteins share a genomic window:
- a CDS encoding helix-turn-helix domain-containing protein, producing MIKGKWKCIIIWRLRLGPTSPSKLRRDIKGITEKMLLEQLKELMDFQLVNKEEYLSTYPLRVEYSLSTKGKEVLKSLEIMQRLGIQYIEEKQIIGSR from the coding sequence ATGATCAAAGGAAAATGGAAATGTATTATTATTTGGCGATTACGGCTTGGACCCACATCTCCATCTAAACTAAGACGGGATATTAAAGGAATTACTGAAAAAATGCTGTTAGAACAATTAAAAGAACTAATGGATTTTCAATTAGTCAATAAAGAAGAATACCTTTCCACATATCCACTACGAGTGGAATATAGCTTAAGTACAAAAGGAAAAGAAGTATTAAAATCATTAGAAATTATGCAGCGATTAGGTATTCAATATATCGAGGAGAAACAAATAATAGGTAGTCGTTAA
- a CDS encoding DUF5071 domain-containing protein: protein MEGFEDCLPLNIYDVDKVEKLKKLDRNVLETLLPDLLEYTQDMNWPVASSVMDILLTFPEEIVSHVQAVLSSDDDNWKWFILHFLVIKLPVEFQIQFKDYLIRVAETPTQNEIAEELDEIAKEILDML from the coding sequence TTGGAAGGGTTTGAAGATTGCCTCCCTTTAAATATATACGATGTTGATAAGGTTGAAAAACTAAAAAAATTAGATAGAAATGTATTAGAAACTTTACTGCCTGACCTCCTCGAATATACGCAAGATATGAACTGGCCTGTTGCTTCTAGCGTAATGGATATACTATTAACTTTCCCTGAGGAAATTGTCTCCCATGTGCAAGCAGTATTATCTTCAGACGACGATAACTGGAAGTGGTTTATTTTACATTTTTTAGTTATTAAATTACCTGTAGAGTTTCAAATTCAGTTTAAAGATTATTTAATACGAGTCGCCGAAACCCCTACACAAAATGAAATCGCAGAAGAACTTGATGAAATTGCAAAAGAAATTTTAGACATGCTCTAA
- a CDS encoding TetR/AcrR family transcriptional regulator, which produces MSSKKSSREKILEAATELFHLKGYHATGLSQIIQESGAPKGSLYYHFPNGKEQLAVEAINLSATRIAAEIQQNLAAYNDPAKAFQYHIENISGIFHDIDPISKLKNVPMGLLAMETAFVNENLRQACEETFEIWGNLYFEKLKVSGYSEERAFLISKTISALIEGGITLCVTKKSSEPLIHINKMIPLLLSK; this is translated from the coding sequence ATGTCTAGCAAAAAATCATCTCGCGAAAAAATTTTAGAAGCTGCAACAGAGCTTTTTCATTTGAAAGGATACCACGCTACTGGCTTGAGTCAAATTATTCAAGAGAGTGGGGCCCCTAAAGGTTCTTTATATTATCATTTTCCTAATGGTAAAGAACAATTAGCTGTTGAAGCGATTAACTTATCAGCAACAAGAATTGCAGCAGAAATACAGCAAAATTTAGCAGCTTATAATGATCCAGCTAAGGCATTTCAATACCATATAGAAAATATTTCTGGAATTTTTCATGACATCGATCCAATATCTAAATTAAAAAATGTTCCAATGGGATTACTCGCAATGGAAACAGCATTTGTAAATGAGAATTTACGTCAGGCTTGTGAAGAAACCTTTGAAATTTGGGGAAATCTTTACTTTGAGAAATTAAAAGTTAGTGGATATAGTGAGGAACGTGCTTTCTTAATTAGTAAAACAATAAGTGCATTAATTGAAGGTGGCATTACATTATGTGTAACAAAAAAATCAAGTGAACCTTTAATTCACATTAACAAAATGATCCCTTTATTGCTTTCAAAGTAA
- a CDS encoding MDR family MFS transporter yields the protein MAPSMQVVPVRKPKSMAFVLMFAAFIGLFSETALNMALTNIMADFAVSAATAQWLTTGYLLTIGILVPVSSLLIQWFTTKQLVVGSLIFSILGTILAALAPNFPILLIGRIIQAFGTGIILPLMMNVILLIFPIHKRGAVMGLMGLVITTAPAIGPTLAGLIVDSLNWSYIFWISLVFYAALVIAGLKQIDNVSTITKPTIDIVSIILSTIGFGGFIYSLSTVSEKSFASAAVYLPFIVGLAAIALFVIRQFKMKQPMINLRTFKYPMFTLGTLLLFSGMLLILSTAILLPMYLKGSLLFSATVAGLILLPGSAMNAILSPVVGKLFDQFGAKKFLPLGFLLTFSASLLFIFTISAHTPVWQIILANTIFFIGISMIIMPAQTNGLNQLPRELYADGAAVMSTLQQIAGGTGTALAITLMVSGQNKHMEHFQNASLLELIAEGTKYAFFFIAAIALIGFVLSFFVNGKRVEKI from the coding sequence ATGGCTCCATCAATGCAAGTTGTGCCAGTACGTAAACCTAAAAGCATGGCTTTTGTCCTTATGTTTGCGGCTTTTATAGGGCTGTTTAGTGAGACAGCTTTAAATATGGCACTGACAAATATTATGGCTGATTTTGCAGTGTCAGCTGCAACAGCACAGTGGTTGACTACTGGCTATTTATTAACAATTGGTATTTTAGTACCTGTTTCATCTCTTCTTATTCAATGGTTTACAACAAAACAGTTAGTTGTGGGTTCGTTAATTTTTTCTATTTTGGGAACGATTTTAGCAGCTTTAGCGCCAAACTTTCCGATTTTATTAATAGGTCGTATTATTCAAGCATTTGGAACAGGCATTATTCTACCTTTGATGATGAATGTCATTTTATTAATTTTCCCTATTCATAAACGAGGAGCGGTTATGGGCTTGATGGGTCTTGTTATTACAACAGCACCAGCGATTGGACCGACATTGGCAGGTTTAATTGTAGACTCGTTGAATTGGTCTTATATTTTTTGGATTAGCCTTGTGTTTTACGCAGCACTAGTGATAGCTGGGTTAAAGCAAATCGATAACGTATCTACAATTACGAAACCAACGATTGATATTGTCTCCATTATTTTATCAACAATTGGATTTGGAGGCTTCATTTACAGTTTAAGTACCGTTTCAGAAAAATCATTTGCTTCAGCCGCGGTATATCTACCTTTTATTGTTGGATTAGCGGCAATTGCACTATTTGTTATTCGCCAATTTAAAATGAAGCAGCCTATGATTAATTTGCGGACGTTCAAATATCCTATGTTTACATTAGGAACGTTGCTCTTGTTTAGTGGTATGCTGTTAATTTTATCAACAGCTATTTTGCTACCAATGTACTTAAAAGGTTCTTTGCTATTCAGTGCTACAGTAGCAGGACTTATTCTTCTACCTGGTAGTGCAATGAATGCTATTTTATCGCCAGTTGTAGGGAAACTTTTTGATCAATTTGGAGCTAAAAAATTTTTGCCATTGGGCTTTCTGTTAACGTTCAGTGCAAGTTTACTATTTATTTTTACGATTTCCGCACATACACCTGTTTGGCAAATTATTTTAGCAAATACAATCTTCTTTATAGGAATATCAATGATTATTATGCCGGCACAAACAAATGGATTAAATCAGTTGCCACGTGAATTATACGCTGATGGTGCCGCTGTCATGAGCACATTACAACAAATTGCAGGGGGAACAGGAACTGCTTTAGCTATTACATTAATGGTTAGTGGACAAAACAAGCATATGGAACATTTCCAAAATGCTTCGTTATTAGAGTTAATTGCAGAAGGAACAAAATATGCTTTCTTCTTTATAGCAGCGATTGCTCTTATTGGATTTGTCTTATCGTTTTTTGTGAATGGAAAGCGTGTAGAAAAAATATAG
- a CDS encoding LysR family transcriptional regulator: MDLHALNIFKSVAEKGSISQAARDLNYAQSNITTKIQQLENDLQTTLFYRNNRGTTLTSKGKVLLTYAENIFNLIEETVKVMQDNQIPQGPLSIGSMETTAAVRLPSLLSKYHHEYPNVDLNLKTGPTQQNIQGVLHHELDGAFVAGPIDHPELTQKTVIEEDLVLITDTVHPPLSSIKDIQTRTLLVFRSGCTYRAKLEQWLHDEGITPNKIMEFGTLEAILGCVSAGLGISMLPYSVIEMHLQAGTIKHHSIPNPYGKVETIFIYRKDTFIPTSLIKFMDMFCEERNAFEHSISIQ; this comes from the coding sequence ATGGACTTACATGCTTTGAATATTTTTAAATCTGTTGCCGAAAAAGGGAGTATTTCGCAAGCCGCTCGTGATCTTAATTACGCACAATCCAATATCACTACTAAAATTCAACAATTAGAAAACGATCTTCAAACCACACTATTTTACCGGAATAACCGTGGCACTACCTTAACTTCCAAAGGGAAGGTCTTATTAACATACGCTGAAAATATCTTTAATTTAATAGAAGAAACAGTCAAGGTGATGCAAGATAATCAAATTCCACAAGGCCCATTATCTATAGGCTCTATGGAAACAACTGCTGCTGTTCGCTTACCATCCTTACTATCGAAATATCACCACGAATATCCAAATGTAGACTTAAATTTAAAAACAGGGCCAACTCAACAAAATATTCAAGGGGTTTTGCATCATGAACTAGATGGGGCATTCGTTGCTGGTCCTATTGACCACCCAGAACTAACTCAAAAGACTGTTATCGAAGAGGACTTGGTACTAATTACAGATACTGTTCATCCTCCTTTGTCATCTATTAAAGATATCCAAACAAGGACGCTACTAGTGTTTCGAAGTGGCTGCACTTATCGGGCAAAACTCGAACAATGGTTGCATGATGAAGGAATTACCCCAAATAAAATAATGGAATTTGGTACACTTGAAGCAATTCTTGGCTGTGTCTCTGCAGGGTTAGGCATAAGTATGCTCCCCTATTCTGTTATAGAAATGCATTTACAAGCTGGGACAATTAAACATCATTCAATACCAAATCCTTATGGAAAAGTTGAAACAATATTCATCTATAGGAAGGACACATTTATACCTACATCTTTAATTAAATTTATGGATATGTTTTGTGAGGAAAGAAATGCATTTGAACATTCTATTTCTATCCAATAA
- a CDS encoding YbfB/YjiJ family MFS transporter: protein MILFKHSSIFLLGGILSLIVAMGIGRFAYTPILPLMQSDLSFSNAVGGYLATSNYAGYLLGAFLVGVIPVKQHRTFILRLSLVISILTTASMGLFQSYFIWYGLRFISGISSAIVFVMASGIVLDKLAIRNKLNWSGIFYGGVGLGIFLSSLLIPILNRLYSWEGVWLGLSGVSMLLVLIVWISMKDEPLSFEKTSKQESALCVPPLKWIPWLIVAYGLEGLGYIVTGTFIVSIAKEIPSFNGDATVVWMVVGLAAIPSCIIWSELAKKIGFVKSLVLAMTLQAFGIALPALWASQIGVVLSALLFGATFMGITTLATTLARQMSPFNSSRIIGILTSIYAGGQMIGPSIAGIISTATQNYDAVLLGAASVVLVGAGLLLTGIRFEKSPEFLKKKI from the coding sequence GTGATTTTATTTAAACATTCTTCTATTTTTTTATTAGGCGGTATTTTATCTTTAATCGTTGCTATGGGAATTGGCAGGTTTGCATATACGCCAATTCTTCCACTGATGCAAAGTGATCTTTCGTTTTCAAATGCAGTAGGGGGTTATCTTGCTACAAGTAATTATGCAGGCTATTTACTTGGGGCATTTTTAGTAGGAGTTATTCCTGTAAAGCAACATAGAACGTTTATATTAAGGTTGAGTCTGGTTATTAGTATTCTAACAACAGCTAGTATGGGTTTATTTCAATCTTATTTTATTTGGTATGGGTTGCGTTTTATATCCGGAATTTCCAGCGCCATTGTTTTTGTGATGGCCTCTGGCATTGTGCTAGATAAACTAGCTATCAGAAATAAATTGAATTGGTCTGGCATTTTCTATGGTGGAGTAGGGCTGGGCATTTTTTTATCAAGTTTACTGATACCCATATTAAATCGTTTATACAGCTGGGAAGGCGTATGGTTAGGTTTGTCCGGTGTTAGTATGCTACTAGTTTTGATAGTTTGGATTAGCATGAAAGACGAACCACTGTCTTTTGAGAAAACTAGTAAACAAGAAAGTGCTCTATGTGTACCTCCTTTAAAATGGATTCCTTGGCTAATTGTAGCTTATGGATTAGAAGGGTTAGGGTATATTGTGACAGGTACATTTATTGTATCAATCGCGAAAGAAATACCGAGCTTTAATGGTGATGCTACCGTAGTGTGGATGGTGGTTGGATTGGCTGCAATTCCATCTTGTATTATCTGGTCAGAGTTAGCTAAAAAAATTGGATTTGTTAAATCCTTGGTGTTAGCAATGACACTGCAAGCTTTCGGAATAGCGCTACCAGCTTTATGGGCATCTCAAATAGGCGTAGTTTTAAGTGCTCTATTATTTGGGGCCACTTTTATGGGAATCACAACCCTTGCTACAACATTAGCACGCCAAATGAGTCCATTTAATAGTAGTCGGATTATTGGCATTCTTACATCTATCTATGCAGGTGGACAAATGATTGGGCCATCAATTGCTGGAATTATCTCAACTGCCACTCAGAATTATGACGCTGTATTACTGGGTGCGGCCAGTGTAGTTTTAGTAGGCGCAGGCTTACTTCTAACTGGTATTCGATTTGAAAAGAGTCCTGAGTTTCTAAAAAAGAAAATTTAA
- a CDS encoding nitronate monooxygenase, translating into MLDKLKYPIIQAPMAGGVSTPALAAAVSNAGGLGFLAAGYKTTEDLRKDIQEFRNLSSNIFGVNLFVPNLNEVNDNCNVDDYRAKLEKEALLLGTTVGDPIVDDDDWHNKIDLIKEEKIPVVSFTFGCPSTETIKELKQNGSFVIVTVTNLEEAKIANESGADALCLQGIEAGGHRASFSNNMEPHEEYGLLVFISIVKKEIDIPIIAAGGIMDGCTITAVLGAGASAAQLGTAFLLCPESGTNPVYRKALTDSDFTTTHITRAFTGRRARGLVNYFLSTYDKEAPAAYPQVHYMTQKLRKEAVQSDNPKYMSLWAGQGYKLAQSLPAADLIKTLMLQVNTNHV; encoded by the coding sequence ATGTTAGATAAATTAAAATACCCAATTATACAAGCTCCTATGGCGGGAGGGGTATCGACGCCAGCTCTTGCCGCAGCGGTATCCAATGCAGGAGGATTAGGTTTTCTAGCTGCTGGATACAAAACAACTGAAGATTTAAGAAAAGATATTCAAGAATTTCGAAATTTGTCTTCTAATATTTTTGGTGTAAATTTATTTGTCCCTAACCTAAATGAAGTCAATGATAATTGTAATGTGGACGACTATCGTGCGAAGTTAGAAAAGGAAGCATTACTATTAGGAACTACAGTTGGAGATCCAATCGTGGATGATGATGACTGGCATAACAAAATTGACTTAATCAAAGAAGAAAAAATACCTGTTGTAAGTTTTACTTTTGGATGTCCGTCTACTGAAACTATAAAAGAATTAAAGCAAAATGGAAGTTTCGTAATTGTTACCGTTACAAATTTAGAAGAAGCAAAAATAGCAAATGAATCGGGTGCCGATGCATTATGTTTGCAAGGCATTGAGGCGGGAGGACATCGAGCTTCCTTTTCAAATAATATGGAACCTCACGAAGAGTATGGATTACTCGTTTTTATAAGTATCGTGAAAAAGGAAATCGATATTCCTATTATAGCGGCAGGAGGGATTATGGATGGTTGTACGATTACTGCTGTTTTAGGGGCAGGGGCTAGTGCTGCTCAATTAGGTACCGCTTTTCTCCTTTGTCCAGAAAGTGGGACGAATCCAGTATATAGAAAAGCTTTAACGGATTCGGACTTTACTACAACTCATATTACACGTGCATTTACGGGCAGGCGTGCAAGAGGGTTAGTAAATTATTTTCTATCCACTTACGACAAGGAAGCACCCGCTGCGTATCCACAAGTTCATTATATGACACAAAAATTAAGAAAAGAGGCTGTTCAGTCAGATAATCCAAAGTACATGTCTTTATGGGCTGGACAGGGCTATAAACTTGCTCAATCTCTTCCAGCGGCAGATTTAATAAAAACATTAATGCTGCAAGTAAACACAAATCATGTATGA
- a CDS encoding FAD/NAD(P)-binding protein: protein MTKDIFRIALVGCGPRGLSVLERLRTNFKEDSYAGKIEIYMIDPFLPGSGEVWRTNQSKTLLMNTVASQITLFTDFSVECEGPIMQGPCLYEWAKSLTKIANANLEYSELVMREAEELQPDSYPTRAFYGHYLEWVFKEVVLTMPSNVMVYTHQTRAIAIDDAYDGSQIVQLEKDNVHLRVDAVVLAQGHTPVSLSPEEEKLRKIAAEKGMIYITPSNPADVSLECIKAGEPVILKGLGLNFFDYMSLFTQGRGGQFIRTGNKLVYQASGEEPIIYAGSRRGIPYHARGENEKGASGRHTPIYITPEVIKNFHNQTLDGQAVDFKNDVWPLIAKEIETIYYKAIIEEKSGLNAGQEFQAKYSLYSYGSEHERSILKDFGIPDDLMWDWETLANPVKNHFYDNPEEFNDWLIHYLSLDLKEAKRGNVTSPLKSALDALRDLRNEIRLIVDYAGINGDSYKIELKNWYTPLNAFFSIGPPAIRIEQMIALMEAGIVNIIGPKLKVEVVEEESIFYAVSPFVNNSGIKAKALIEARLPETNLKRNADPLMSYLLKTNQCQTYKIPSCNGLIYDTGGLAVSRPLNKVLDGEGKEHSRRFAFGVPTEGVHWVTAAGIRPGVNSVTLCESDAIAREIISLLHAEHENKEKEMRKILVRA from the coding sequence ATGACAAAAGATATTTTTAGAATTGCTTTAGTAGGTTGCGGACCAAGAGGACTTTCTGTATTAGAAAGACTTCGTACAAATTTTAAAGAAGACTCTTATGCAGGTAAAATTGAAATTTATATGATAGACCCTTTCCTTCCAGGTTCTGGCGAAGTGTGGAGAACAAATCAGTCGAAAACGTTATTGATGAACACAGTAGCTTCTCAAATTACTTTGTTTACGGATTTTAGTGTTGAATGTGAAGGTCCTATTATGCAAGGTCCTTGTTTGTATGAATGGGCTAAGTCTTTAACAAAGATAGCGAATGCTAATTTGGAATATAGCGAATTAGTCATGAGAGAGGCAGAAGAATTACAACCAGATTCCTATCCTACACGTGCCTTTTATGGTCACTACTTGGAATGGGTATTTAAAGAAGTTGTCTTAACTATGCCAAGTAACGTCATGGTATATACTCATCAAACACGAGCTATTGCGATTGATGATGCATATGATGGAAGCCAGATTGTACAGCTTGAAAAGGATAATGTTCATTTAAGAGTGGACGCTGTCGTGTTAGCGCAAGGTCATACACCGGTAAGTTTATCTCCAGAAGAAGAGAAATTAAGAAAAATCGCAGCTGAAAAGGGAATGATCTATATTACCCCGAGTAATCCAGCCGATGTTTCATTAGAGTGCATAAAAGCAGGAGAGCCTGTTATTTTAAAGGGACTCGGTTTGAATTTCTTCGATTACATGTCACTGTTTACACAGGGAAGAGGCGGGCAATTCATACGAACAGGAAACAAATTAGTATACCAAGCTTCAGGGGAAGAGCCTATCATCTATGCAGGTTCTCGAAGAGGCATTCCATATCACGCTCGTGGTGAAAATGAGAAGGGTGCATCAGGTAGACACACACCAATATATATCACTCCAGAGGTGATTAAGAATTTTCATAACCAGACGCTAGACGGACAAGCCGTAGATTTTAAAAATGATGTATGGCCACTTATTGCGAAAGAAATAGAAACGATTTATTACAAGGCAATCATTGAAGAGAAATCAGGTTTGAATGCTGGACAGGAGTTTCAGGCTAAATATAGTCTCTATTCCTATGGAAGTGAACATGAGAGAAGCATTTTAAAGGACTTTGGCATTCCTGATGATTTAATGTGGGATTGGGAAACGCTTGCTAATCCTGTCAAAAATCATTTTTATGATAATCCCGAAGAATTTAATGATTGGTTAATTCATTATCTTTCTTTAGACTTAAAGGAGGCCAAAAGAGGTAATGTGACCAGTCCTTTAAAATCGGCATTAGACGCGTTACGAGATTTACGTAATGAAATTCGTCTTATCGTAGATTACGCAGGTATTAATGGAGATTCGTATAAAATCGAATTAAAGAATTGGTATACTCCGTTAAATGCATTCTTTTCGATTGGTCCACCAGCAATTAGAATTGAACAAATGATTGCTTTGATGGAAGCAGGAATTGTTAACATTATCGGACCAAAACTTAAAGTAGAAGTAGTGGAAGAAGAATCGATATTTTATGCTGTGTCACCTTTCGTTAACAATAGTGGTATAAAGGCTAAAGCCCTCATTGAAGCCCGTCTTCCTGAGACAAATTTAAAGCGAAATGCTGATCCATTAATGTCCTATTTGTTAAAAACAAACCAATGTCAAACTTATAAAATACCTAGTTGCAATGGTTTGATTTATGATACAGGGGGGTTAGCTGTGAGTAGACCTCTTAACAAAGTTTTAGACGGTGAGGGCAAAGAGCATTCAAGAAGGTTTGCTTTTGGTGTTCCAACTGAAGGCGTTCACTGGGTTACTGCAGCGGGTATTAGACCTGGGGTTAATTCAGTTACATTATGTGAATCCGATGCAATTGCACGAGAAATTATTAGTCTATTACATGCAGAACACGAAAACAAAGAGAAAGAGATGAGAAAAATTCTTGTTAGAGCATAA
- a CDS encoding MFS transporter yields the protein MLEHNKSERKTSRSVFTALTVVFVTILTSTPVFLPGAVNDLIRKDTGFSVGAIGVTITLYWLGSLMGAYISRQINSHHSIDKIIGIAVLVTAFSLFLTFVYPEIGLWVGAAFGGAVYGYSQPFTNMLIIRRCPEKIQGFAFGLKQAAIPAATLFCSLSVPFLAVPIGWRNLFGLVAVLTLFYGIILLMNSNDDEHGNAKKKNATKLRLNRHLMLLAIAGGLGAAIGNSLGGFLITSLTHGGITLVKASMVAAVASITNILVRVFAGLAIDRFRGLEKILLLSMFIVGSLGTAALTMPSHTLQVVGAILAYGGGWGWAGLLHYVTGAAYPGREGQATAISQMGVSLGAAVGPLIFGFVFTTLGSNVAWLLMSIAGILACISVVESYRVNAKETPIQEKFS from the coding sequence TTGTTAGAGCATAATAAATCAGAAAGAAAAACATCAAGAAGTGTTTTCACAGCGCTAACCGTAGTTTTTGTTACGATTTTGACTTCAACTCCTGTATTTTTACCAGGTGCAGTAAATGATTTAATAAGGAAGGATACAGGGTTTAGTGTTGGAGCTATAGGCGTAACTATAACATTATATTGGTTAGGTTCTCTTATGGGAGCCTATATTAGTAGGCAAATAAATAGCCATCATTCCATAGATAAGATAATAGGTATAGCAGTTCTAGTTACTGCATTTAGCCTTTTCTTAACGTTCGTATATCCGGAAATTGGATTATGGGTAGGCGCTGCTTTTGGGGGAGCTGTCTATGGCTACAGTCAACCATTTACTAATATGCTAATTATCAGACGGTGCCCTGAGAAGATTCAAGGATTTGCGTTTGGGTTGAAACAAGCAGCCATACCTGCAGCAACTTTGTTTTGTAGCCTTTCTGTTCCTTTTTTAGCGGTGCCTATAGGATGGAGAAATCTATTCGGACTTGTTGCTGTACTAACTTTATTCTATGGCATAATCTTACTGATGAATTCAAATGATGATGAACATGGCAATGCTAAAAAGAAAAATGCAACAAAACTACGCTTAAATAGACATTTAATGTTGTTGGCGATAGCAGGAGGCCTAGGCGCTGCAATTGGAAATAGCTTAGGTGGATTTTTGATTACGTCTCTAACACATGGAGGAATTACATTAGTAAAAGCTAGTATGGTGGCCGCAGTTGCATCGATAACAAATATTCTAGTAAGGGTTTTTGCTGGATTAGCAATTGACCGTTTTAGAGGGCTTGAAAAAATATTGTTACTATCCATGTTTATCGTTGGATCATTAGGTACAGCCGCATTAACCATGCCTTCACACACTCTACAAGTAGTAGGGGCTATTCTAGCCTATGGTGGTGGCTGGGGCTGGGCTGGATTACTACACTATGTAACAGGAGCTGCTTATCCTGGTAGAGAAGGGCAAGCAACTGCTATTAGTCAAATGGGTGTTTCTCTTGGGGCAGCTGTCGGACCATTAATTTTTGGTTTTGTGTTTACAACTTTAGGTTCCAATGTAGCTTGGCTTCTAATGTCTATTGCTGGAATACTAGCATGTATATCAGTAGTAGAATCGTATCGAGTGAATGCTAAAGAAACGCCCATCCAAGAAAAGTTTAGTTAG
- a CDS encoding nucleotidyltransferase family protein yields MVYTDWENNLILLLSKESLSYVEVDTLKQLLKMPLDWVRVIGLLKMHHIFPNVSVIIRKYIVDETNFEYGYVKLKTMANLEYKLQKEIANEQLQHQLQLIEILNTAEIPYALLDGLPNCQTIYKDCLHSPYYDSKVLVNYKDKGKVITCLQSIGYMPNNADVNLDTGDMILENLKLLDLVKSTDKKFLSVFKIRLQFSPHPLIERNIQEEVTEELLNNVQMLTSDRVQFKVLLWEDMLLSLCVDVYKDKKYNKDVSLCKYTDIYRLIKAQNINWDVFIKKGKAQNVEYLACEVLYEVEELYYPLIPLLALKELSTDKFFEEDVVVNQDHNDWHADLLSKLLK; encoded by the coding sequence TTGGTATATACTGATTGGGAAAATAATCTTATATTATTACTCTCGAAAGAAAGTTTATCGTATGTAGAGGTTGATACATTAAAACAATTACTTAAAATGCCTTTAGATTGGGTACGAGTAATAGGGCTATTAAAGATGCATCATATTTTCCCAAATGTATCTGTAATTATAAGAAAGTACATAGTGGATGAAACTAACTTTGAATATGGGTATGTAAAATTAAAAACAATGGCTAATTTAGAATATAAATTGCAAAAAGAGATCGCCAACGAACAGTTACAACATCAGTTACAGTTGATAGAAATATTAAATACAGCAGAAATTCCGTATGCTTTATTAGACGGGCTGCCAAATTGCCAAACGATCTATAAGGACTGTCTTCACAGTCCGTACTACGATAGTAAGGTGTTAGTGAATTATAAAGATAAAGGTAAGGTCATAACATGTCTACAGTCTATTGGTTACATGCCAAATAACGCTGATGTGAATTTGGACACTGGGGATATGATACTTGAAAACCTAAAACTGCTTGATTTAGTTAAATCAACCGATAAGAAATTTTTGAGTGTATTTAAAATCAGATTGCAATTTTCGCCGCACCCATTAATTGAGCGTAATATTCAAGAAGAGGTAACCGAAGAATTGCTAAATAATGTGCAAATGTTAACAAGTGATAGAGTACAATTTAAAGTTTTGTTATGGGAAGATATGTTACTTTCTTTATGTGTAGATGTTTATAAGGATAAAAAATATAACAAGGATGTATCCCTTTGTAAATATACGGATATCTATCGGTTAATTAAGGCACAGAATATAAATTGGGACGTTTTTATTAAAAAAGGTAAGGCTCAAAATGTGGAGTATTTAGCATGTGAGGTCCTTTACGAAGTTGAGGAATTATATTATCCACTAATCCCTCTGTTAGCACTAAAAGAGTTGTCTACGGATAAATTTTTTGAAGAAGATGTAGTTGTCAATCAGGATCATAATGACTGGCATGCGGATTTGTTAAGTAAGTTATTGAAATGA
- a CDS encoding zinc ribbon domain-containing protein YjdM has product MAAYPNCPKCNSEYTYEDGTNFVCPECAHEWSTDATEQESDTLIVKDANGKLLADGDAVTIIKDLKVKGSSSTLKIGTKVKSIRLVEGDHNIDCKIDGFGAMKLKSEFVKKA; this is encoded by the coding sequence ATGGCAGCATATCCAAATTGTCCGAAATGTAATTCTGAATACACATATGAGGATGGCACAAATTTTGTTTGTCCAGAATGTGCACATGAATGGAGTACTGATGCAACAGAGCAGGAGTCAGATACACTCATTGTAAAAGACGCAAATGGCAAGTTGTTAGCAGATGGTGATGCGGTAACAATTATTAAAGATTTAAAAGTAAAAGGAAGTTCTTCAACATTAAAAATTGGAACAAAGGTGAAAAGTATCCGTCTTGTTGAAGGCGATCACAATATTGATTGTAAAATTGACGGCTTCGGTGCAATGAAACTAAAATCAGAGTTCGTCAAAAAAGCTTAA